The following are encoded together in the Lytechinus variegatus isolate NC3 chromosome 19, Lvar_3.0, whole genome shotgun sequence genome:
- the LOC121406206 gene encoding uncharacterized protein LOC121406206: protein MCQGADLNVQAADGQMCLHEAIKLCYNTGRHVEESDTLRKISDEFYNGNLSPEKALVCYLLENGAKPDVADKSGKLPIHYAKDEVVEQMILSRIKSREEVHYYQESLNTERPNESKVSAEAVSEDSITPQGDPNLADKREQSEQNESQTKTTEREEDHADDGEEDLIQLEKHGITVRISKYEIYSAKDITVEVIEDVPPELELKETEAIISVGLKMSPSDAIFDSPVIVTMPHCGVFTKPKDAEVFIYYRQSDSSSFTAVPSTSTSNPRCVMRERDLDIYLDHFSEFWIVAAIEWVFIGKRVICTPYIPELTLKNEEHVIIVEVRHENIEGESLVGYVAPMKGEQLLLRWRRGGLKITCQESTEKDKAKVKYGYIHF from the exons atgtgtCAAGGAGCTGATCTCAATGTCCAGGCAGCTGACGGTCAGATGTGTCTACATGAAGCCATCAAACTCTGTTACAATACTGGGAGACATGTAGAAGAAAGTGACACGCTACGAAAG ATTTCAGACGAGTTTTACAATGGAAACCTATCACCCGAGAAGGCTTTGGTGTGCTATCTTCTTGAGAACGGAGCTAAGCCAGATGTGGCTGATAAGTCAGGGAAACTACCAATACACTATGCCAAAGATGAAGTGGTTGAACAGATGATCTTATCGAG aataaaatCTCGTGAAGAGGTCCACTATTATCAAG AAAGCTTGAATACAGAACGTCCCAATGAATCTAAGGTCTCTGCTGAAGCAGTTTCAGAGGATTCCATAACACCCCAGGGTGATCCAAACCTTGCAGATAAGAGGGAGCAGAGTGAGCAGAATGAAAGTCAAACCAAAACTACAGAAAGAGAAGAGGACCATGCAGATGATGGAGAGGAAGACTTGATTCAACTTGAAAAGCATGGTATTACGGTCAGGATTtcgaaatatgaaatttacagCGCAAAGGACATCACCGTGGAAGTGATTGAAGACGTCCCACCTGAGCTGGAGCTGAAGGAGACAGAAGCCATCATTTCGGTTGGATTGAAGATGTCACCTTCTGATGCAATCTTTGACAGTCCTGTGATAGTAACGATGCCCCATTGTGGTGTATTCACAAAGCCAAAGGATGCAGAAGTCTTCATCTATTATCGACAAAGTG ATTCTTCAAGCTTTACTGCTGTACCATCGACCAGCACTAGTAACCCAAGGTGTGTCATGAGGGAACGTGATCTCGATATCTACTTAGACCACTTCTCAGAATTTTGGATTGTGGCTGCCATTGAATGGGTATTCATTGGAAAACGTGTTATTTGTACACCATATATACCTGAGTTAACTCTGAAGAATGAAGAACACGTGATTATTGTCGAAGTACGACATGAAAACATTGAAGGAGAG AGCCTGGTTGGTTACGTTGCCCCAATGAAAGGAGAACAACTCTTACTAAGATGGCGTAGAGGTGGATTGAAGATTACTTGTCAAGAAAGCACTGAGAAAGATAAAGCTAAGGTAAAATATGGGTATATTCACTTTTGA